In a single window of the bacterium genome:
- a CDS encoding cupin domain-containing protein has product MEIKVEKPSEERLKELGIEKWGKWECPVSRFNWEYLCDERCYILEGEVEVETNKGKTKIEKGDV; this is encoded by the coding sequence ATGGAAATTAAGGTAGAAAAGCCAAGCGAGGAAAGATTGAAGGAATTGGGGATTGAAAAATGGGGTAAGTGGGAATGCCCTGTTTCTAGGTTTAACTGGGAATATTTGTGTGATGAAAGGTGCTATATCCTTGAGGGAGAGGTTGAGGTAGAGACAAACAAGGGGAAAACAAAGATAGAGAAAGGCGATGT
- a CDS encoding winged helix-turn-helix transcriptional regulator, whose product MQDTDKRLISLLSYGIPIEKHPFGEIAEKLKISENEVIERIKKLKNEGFIRFFRPSIDYRKIGYSVGALLCFLVKDSEIDNIARGLSKYKMVSHCYRRTPLEKFPYNLFLMLHSKTRDEVLSCIERIKRDFSLNNSLVLFTKREFKRQRPRIKELWKLR is encoded by the coding sequence ATGCAGGATACAGATAAAAGGCTTATTTCTCTATTAAGCTATGGAATTCCCATAGAGAAACATCCCTTTGGGGAGATTGCCGAGAAACTTAAGATAAGCGAGAATGAGGTTATAGAAAGGATAAAGAAGCTAAAAAACGAGGGTTTTATAAGGTTTTTTAGGCCAAGTATAGACTATAGAAAGATTGGATATAGCGTAGGTGCCCTTTTATGTTTTTTGGTAAAGGATAGTGAAATTGATAATATTGCAAGGGGTCTTTCTAAATATAAAATGGTAAGTCATTGCTATAGAAGGACTCCGCTAGAAAAATTTCCCTATAATCTATTTTTAATGCTCCATTCAAAGACAAGGGATGAGGTATTGTCTTGTATAGAAAGGATAAAAAGGGATTTTTCCTTAAATAATTCCCTTGTTTTATTTACAAAGAGGGAGTTTAAGAGGCAGAGGCCAAGGATAAAGGAATTATGGAAATTAAGGTAG